In Neosynechococcus sphagnicola sy1, one DNA window encodes the following:
- a CDS encoding precorrin-2 C(20)-methyltransferase: protein MALGKLYGISMGPGDPELLTLKGLRRLQAVPVIAFPAGTQNRPGLAQQVVAQWVQPEQVQLPLTFPFVQDPEQLIQAWHLAATQVWQYLHQGQDVAFVSEGDVSFYSTFTYLSQTLQQLHPEVEFEAIPGVCSPLAATAALGLPLTIRDQRLLVLPALYQVAVLETALHMADVLVLMKVSSVYEQVWPVLQRWNLLNHSYVIERATQADQVIHRGLGDRPHLVLPYFSLLIVQVGAARIDTEPCRGAAARNPFANDNCEA from the coding sequence ATGGCTCTAGGCAAACTTTACGGCATTAGTATGGGGCCTGGGGATCCAGAATTACTTACCCTCAAAGGATTGCGACGGTTACAGGCCGTTCCTGTAATTGCCTTCCCCGCCGGAACTCAGAATCGACCGGGCTTGGCTCAACAAGTTGTCGCCCAATGGGTGCAGCCAGAACAAGTGCAGTTGCCGTTGACGTTTCCCTTTGTCCAAGACCCAGAGCAGCTGATCCAGGCTTGGCACCTAGCAGCGACTCAAGTTTGGCAATATCTGCACCAGGGGCAGGATGTCGCCTTTGTCTCAGAGGGAGATGTCAGCTTTTATAGCACCTTTACCTATCTCTCCCAGACCCTCCAACAGCTTCACCCCGAGGTGGAGTTCGAAGCCATTCCAGGGGTTTGCTCCCCCCTCGCTGCCACTGCAGCTTTAGGCCTGCCGCTCACCATTCGCGACCAGCGATTACTGGTGCTGCCAGCGCTCTATCAGGTAGCAGTTTTAGAAACAGCCCTGCACATGGCAGATGTCCTGGTTTTAATGAAAGTTAGCTCGGTCTACGAACAAGTCTGGCCCGTATTACAGCGCTGGAACCTGCTGAACCACAGCTATGTCATTGAACGAGCAACCCAGGCAGATCAAGTGATCCATCGGGGATTGGGCGATCGCCCCCACTTGGTTTTGCCCTATTTTTCACTGCTAATTGTGCAGGTTGGTGCCGCTAGGATAGATACGGAACCGTGCCGTGGAGCCGCTGCTCGCAATCCATTCGCCAATGACAACTGTGAGGCGTGA
- a CDS encoding ATP-binding cassette domain-containing protein, with amino-acid sequence MVNNVSPPSATPLAAETGPFPGAGSTAPLLAAHRLCKSFGGLRAVDGASIEVSQGSIAGLIGPNGAGKTTFFNLISNFIRPDQGRVLFDGEPIQHLQPHQIARQGLVRTFQVARVLSRLSVLENMIFAAQRQRGENFWYAWWPCTEVAQEERQLRDRAMTLLESVGLDQMAQTYAGALSGGQRKLLEMARALMTEPKLVLLDEPAAGVNPTLINQICEYILTWNREGLSFLIIEHNMDVVMSLCDRVWVLAEGRNLADGAPVEVQRNPQVMEAYLGQ; translated from the coding sequence TTGGTCAATAACGTCTCCCCCCCCAGCGCCACTCCCCTGGCCGCAGAGACCGGGCCATTTCCCGGTGCAGGGTCTACCGCACCCCTGTTGGCAGCCCATCGCCTCTGCAAAAGCTTTGGAGGATTGAGAGCCGTGGATGGGGCTTCCATTGAAGTCAGCCAAGGGAGCATTGCCGGACTGATTGGCCCCAATGGTGCGGGCAAAACCACTTTTTTTAATTTAATTTCTAACTTCATCCGCCCTGATCAAGGTCGCGTCCTGTTTGATGGGGAACCGATTCAGCACTTGCAACCCCATCAGATTGCCCGTCAAGGTCTGGTGCGTACCTTTCAAGTGGCACGGGTGCTCTCCCGCCTATCGGTGCTGGAAAATATGATCTTTGCCGCCCAACGGCAAAGGGGGGAAAACTTCTGGTATGCTTGGTGGCCGTGCACCGAGGTGGCGCAGGAAGAACGGCAACTCCGCGATCGCGCCATGACCCTACTGGAATCCGTTGGTTTAGACCAGATGGCTCAGACCTATGCAGGAGCCCTCTCGGGGGGACAACGCAAGCTGCTGGAAATGGCTCGTGCCTTGATGACAGAACCCAAATTGGTCTTACTGGATGAACCCGCCGCTGGGGTCAACCCCACCTTAATTAACCAGATCTGTGAGTACATCCTGACGTGGAATCGCGAAGGTCTCAGCTTTCTGATTATTGAGCACAATATGGATGTGGTGATGTCCCTGTGCGATCGTGTCTGGGTATTGGCGGAGGGGCGGAATCTTGCCGATGGGGCTCCGGTGGAAGTCCAACGAAACCCCCAGGTGATGGAAGCCTATCTGGGGCAATGA
- a CDS encoding DUF6888 family protein translates to MPTDSQLGCLYRISYHLTYRMLQPIHLVCIDGRTQNLYVLEGQNEEIEFEVTPNGEVL, encoded by the coding sequence ATGCCTACAGATAGCCAGTTAGGATGCTTGTATCGAATTAGCTACCACTTAACGTATCGAATGTTACAACCTATTCATCTGGTTTGTATCGATGGTCGAACCCAGAATTTGTATGTGTTGGAAGGGCAAAACGAGGAAATTGAGTTTGAAGTTACTCCAAATGGAGAGGTGCTGTGA
- a CDS encoding glucose-6-phosphate isomerase: MDAATLWQRYQDWLYYHEGLGFYLDISRMRFEDDLVATMQPRFECAFQAMAALEAGAIANPDEQRQVGHYWLRDPDLAPNADLKQEIVETLEEIASFTQKIHTGTLHPPQAPRFTDILSVGIGGSALGPQFVAAALAPTAPPMQIHFIDNTDPTGIDRVLTQLQDHLPSTLVLIISKSGGTPETRNGMVEVKAAFRDRHLDFADHAVAITGKGSSLDQIATTEGWLATFPMHDWVGGRTSELSAVGLLAASLQGIDISAMLAGAKEMDAATRVPELRHNPAALLAFAWYFAGNGRGEKDMVVLPYKDSLLLFSRYLQQLVMESLGKEKDLDGNIVHQGIAVYGNKGSTDQHAYVQQLREGVLNFFMTFIEVLADRQGPSVEVEPGVTSGDYLSGLLQGTRQALYENDRDSITVTIPQVTPRSVGALIALYERAVGLYGFLVNVNAYHQPGVEAGKKAAAAILDLQRQVMQVLQQTPTSLTLADLAERLAAPDQQETIYKILRHLQANQRGIKLEGNPGHPTSLKVSRA, from the coding sequence ATGGACGCGGCAACCCTTTGGCAACGCTACCAGGACTGGCTTTACTACCATGAGGGATTAGGATTCTATCTGGATATCAGCCGCATGCGGTTTGAGGACGATCTGGTTGCAACGATGCAACCCCGGTTTGAGTGTGCTTTCCAGGCAATGGCGGCTTTAGAGGCGGGGGCGATCGCCAATCCCGATGAACAGCGCCAGGTGGGGCACTATTGGCTGCGAGATCCAGATTTGGCTCCCAATGCAGATCTGAAACAGGAGATTGTTGAGACCCTAGAAGAGATTGCATCGTTTACTCAAAAAATCCACACGGGAACGCTGCACCCTCCCCAAGCCCCCCGATTTACCGACATTCTCTCGGTGGGAATTGGCGGTTCCGCCCTTGGCCCCCAGTTCGTAGCGGCGGCTCTGGCTCCCACCGCCCCACCGATGCAGATTCACTTCATCGACAACACTGATCCCACCGGGATTGATCGTGTCCTGACCCAACTCCAAGACCACCTCCCCAGCACCCTGGTGTTAATTATTTCTAAATCCGGCGGTACCCCGGAAACTCGGAACGGCATGGTTGAGGTCAAGGCCGCCTTCCGCGATCGCCACCTTGATTTTGCTGACCATGCGGTGGCGATCACCGGCAAAGGCAGTAGCTTAGATCAGATCGCCACCACGGAGGGCTGGCTGGCCACCTTCCCCATGCATGACTGGGTGGGGGGACGAACTTCGGAGCTATCGGCGGTGGGACTCTTGGCCGCGTCCTTACAGGGAATTGATATTTCAGCCATGCTAGCGGGTGCCAAGGAAATGGATGCCGCCACCCGCGTCCCCGAGCTGCGCCACAATCCGGCTGCGCTTTTGGCCTTTGCCTGGTATTTTGCTGGGAATGGCCGAGGAGAAAAGGATATGGTGGTGCTCCCCTACAAGGACAGCTTGCTATTGTTTAGCCGCTATCTGCAACAGTTGGTGATGGAGTCCCTGGGGAAGGAAAAAGACCTGGATGGCAACATTGTCCACCAAGGCATTGCTGTCTATGGCAATAAAGGTTCAACGGATCAGCACGCCTACGTCCAACAATTGCGGGAGGGTGTCCTTAATTTCTTTATGACCTTTATTGAAGTATTGGCAGATCGTCAGGGACCCTCCGTGGAAGTAGAACCGGGCGTCACCTCCGGGGACTATCTCTCGGGTTTGTTGCAGGGCACCCGGCAAGCCCTGTATGAGAATGATCGCGATTCGATCACGGTCACCATTCCTCAAGTGACCCCCCGCTCCGTTGGAGCGCTGATTGCGCTCTACGAACGAGCCGTTGGTTTATATGGCTTTTTGGTGAATGTCAATGCCTACCATCAACCAGGAGTAGAAGCTGGGAAGAAAGCCGCCGCGGCGATTCTCGACCTGCAACGCCAGGTGATGCAGGTACTCCAGCAGACCCCCACCTCCCTCACCCTGGCAGATTTGGCAGAACGCTTGGCAGCCCCTGATCAGCAAGAAACCATCTATAAAATTCTCCGCCATCTCCAGGCCAACCAACGAGGGATCAAGCTCGAAGGCAACCCTGGTCACCCTACCAGCCTGAAAGTCTCCCGCGCCTGA
- a CDS encoding branched-chain amino acid ABC transporter permease: MISYLIFLTTSAAISALFALGLNLQWGYTGLINFGHVAFMTLGAYSTVLLSQQGVPLAIAALLGAILAALLGLLMGMTTLRLSQDYLAIVTIGVSEVVRLVALNEEWLTQGAFGLQSFPLPLAHLAGDHYKLVLMLLVLMVLGCVFWGLEQLVRSPWGRVLKAIREDEEVARALGKNVFWYKLQSLMLGGAIAGLAGSFYAWLITSVYPSDFEPQQTFDAWTVVVLGGAGNNLGTLLGAVIYWSYYALTRFALPKLVPLDDARLGAFRIMVIGLLLMVLMVWRPQGILGKKEELTLGQ, from the coding sequence ATGATCAGCTACCTGATTTTCCTGACGACCTCGGCAGCCATCTCTGCCCTGTTTGCCCTGGGTCTGAATCTCCAGTGGGGATATACCGGGCTGATCAATTTTGGTCATGTTGCCTTTATGACCTTGGGAGCTTACAGTACAGTGCTGTTGAGTCAGCAGGGGGTGCCGTTGGCGATCGCGGCCTTGTTGGGAGCAATACTGGCAGCGCTCCTGGGTTTGTTGATGGGGATGACGACTCTGCGCCTGAGCCAGGACTATCTGGCCATTGTCACCATTGGGGTCTCCGAGGTGGTGCGTCTGGTGGCCCTCAACGAAGAATGGCTCACCCAAGGTGCCTTTGGTCTCCAGAGTTTTCCCCTCCCCCTGGCCCATTTAGCAGGGGATCACTATAAGTTAGTGTTGATGCTCCTGGTATTGATGGTGCTGGGGTGCGTGTTTTGGGGATTGGAACAACTGGTGCGATCGCCCTGGGGACGAGTTCTCAAAGCCATTCGCGAAGATGAAGAAGTTGCCAGAGCCTTGGGGAAAAATGTCTTCTGGTATAAGTTGCAATCCCTGATGTTGGGCGGGGCGATCGCAGGGCTGGCCGGATCGTTCTATGCCTGGTTGATTACCTCGGTCTATCCCAGTGACTTTGAACCCCAGCAAACCTTTGATGCCTGGACGGTGGTGGTTCTGGGGGGAGCTGGCAATAATTTAGGAACCCTTCTTGGAGCGGTGATTTACTGGAGCTATTATGCCCTCACCCGGTTTGCCTTGCCAAAATTGGTGCCCCTGGATGATGCCCGCTTAGGTGCCTTTCGAATTATGGTGATTGGTTTGCTATTAATGGTACTGATGGTGTGGCGACCTCAAGGTATTTTAGGCAAAAAGGAGGAACTCACCCTTGGTCAATAA
- a CDS encoding DUF6887 family protein, translated as MSSINYTAMSYQELRRYFLTHRDDNAAFQAYLARRRERSRPVITTVNDPDFDSKIQASIRQQIAEYQSGNAG; from the coding sequence ATGAGTTCAATTAACTATACAGCAATGTCTTATCAAGAACTAAGACGTTATTTCCTGACCCATCGAGATGATAATGCTGCTTTCCAAGCTTACTTAGCAAGGCGAAGGGAGCGTTCACGTCCTGTCATCACAACAGTTAACGATCCAGACTTTGATAGTAAAATTCAGGCATCTATTCGTCAGCAAATAGCAGAGTATCAGAGTGGCAACGCAGGCTAA
- a CDS encoding AI-2E family transporter — MVQSANKPEMATSPINGRISGTLLPAWARWGLVFPLIVLNGWLLLLIIGYFQPLVNIFASATLLAFILDYPVLLLKRLGIRRGYAIGIVFVLVLTILITLGSTLAPVLLQQLTELANRLPSWIDSGSKQLLGVRDWAIAQRLPENVTGLLTNLATQLTAQFSGKLQMLTGQVVSLAFNTVDSVVNILITLVLTIYLLFYGEQLWDGLFRWFPQKLSLSIRRSIYQNFHNYYVGQVTLAGVMGVTLTLAFLVLKVPLGLLFGLCIGLATLIPVGGLVSISAVSFLVSLQNFGLGLEVLGVALVISQINDNFVAPRVLGGVTGLNPVWVVISLLVGVKLGGVLGLLLAVPLASFTKSMADMLHPDLTPEIVGLPAIVETADP; from the coding sequence ATGGTGCAATCTGCGAACAAACCTGAAATGGCAACCTCCCCGATCAACGGCAGGATCAGTGGTACCCTGCTACCTGCGTGGGCACGTTGGGGCTTGGTGTTTCCCTTGATTGTGCTGAATGGATGGTTGCTGTTGTTGATCATCGGCTATTTCCAACCCCTGGTGAATATCTTTGCCTCTGCTACGCTTCTGGCCTTTATTCTGGACTACCCAGTGCTGTTGCTGAAGCGCTTGGGAATCCGGCGGGGCTATGCCATTGGCATTGTTTTTGTCCTCGTGCTCACGATTTTAATTACCCTGGGCAGCACCCTGGCTCCCGTACTGTTGCAACAGTTAACGGAACTCGCCAATCGTCTCCCCAGTTGGATTGACTCGGGCAGTAAGCAGCTTTTGGGGGTACGGGACTGGGCGATCGCCCAACGTCTGCCGGAAAATGTTACGGGGCTGTTGACTAACCTAGCGACTCAGTTGACCGCCCAATTCTCTGGAAAGCTACAAATGCTCACTGGGCAAGTTGTGAGTTTGGCCTTCAACACCGTTGATAGTGTGGTGAATATTCTGATTACTCTGGTACTGACCATCTATCTGCTTTTCTATGGGGAGCAGTTGTGGGATGGCCTGTTTCGTTGGTTTCCCCAGAAATTAAGTCTCTCGATCCGGCGATCGATCTATCAGAACTTTCATAACTACTATGTGGGGCAGGTAACCTTAGCAGGTGTCATGGGTGTCACCTTGACCCTGGCATTTCTGGTCTTGAAAGTACCCTTGGGGCTGCTCTTTGGCCTCTGTATAGGTCTGGCAACCCTGATTCCCGTGGGTGGTCTGGTTAGTATTAGTGCTGTCAGTTTTCTGGTGAGCTTGCAAAACTTTGGCTTGGGATTGGAAGTATTGGGGGTGGCCTTGGTGATCAGCCAGATTAATGATAATTTCGTCGCTCCCAGGGTACTGGGGGGGGTGACTGGCTTGAATCCAGTATGGGTGGTGATTTCCCTCCTCGTGGGAGTGAAGTTGGGAGGGGTGTTGGGGTTGCTGCTGGCGGTTCCCCTGGCTAGTTTTACCAAGAGTATGGCAGATATGTTGCATCCTGACTTGACCCCGGAGATCGTGGGACTCCCTGCCATCGTTGAAACGGCAGACCCATGA
- a CDS encoding methyltransferase domain-containing protein, which produces MSYVLCSDSGSLTPPLRQPLALGTLASAGIHGLLWLLVPLWPGANPPRITTPQTVRVVQLSPEQQRQLPQLDSPGVLLPHSAGNPSSFQPLIPKTGSGAELFPGSPPGTFPPFPSAGNSAPYTFSLTPPPPPSTLPPAAAMPPIAKGPTIKAPATPPPASRPSTSAPESLVATNPTFQPIPELSPTPTPSTAPAISPPTPSPEASVTPPAGDRPSQIPPAAIAHLQSLKQQFAYNPNGTTQGEAIASTKDWLAAAQTTAKSSQLLWKKLDLTTPYPKLACPSRLKGNATIGIVVDPQGKVVGDPDVIQSAGYPILNQAALAAISAHRFESTGEYQLFLAGFRFDASQGCPGDPAAQIDPPPSLREECLMSAFYDAIAPQFQQSRALPFRHHVEAYTYLNLIGEVTDQRILDLACGEGTYSRLLKQRGAARVVGVDISAQMIALAQQAEATQPLGIEYIVCDVQALGQIGDFDQVVASYLLNHAPTREQLLGMCQTIFANLKPGGRFVSINNHLEQPPETYGICEQYGFTKQISGDLREGTPITVSFPSEGSVFSIEDYYLSQDTYECALQTAGFPQVQWHSLSISPEGLQVFGADFWQDCLDYPPIIGISCQKPGASDS; this is translated from the coding sequence GTGTCTTATGTCCTATGCTCTGATTCTGGAAGCCTAACCCCCCCCCTACGCCAGCCCCTCGCTTTAGGAACCCTAGCTTCTGCTGGAATTCATGGCCTGTTGTGGCTGCTAGTGCCCCTCTGGCCGGGGGCTAACCCCCCCCGCATCACCACCCCGCAAACCGTACGTGTGGTGCAACTATCACCGGAGCAGCAACGTCAACTGCCCCAACTGGACTCCCCTGGGGTTCTCCTCCCCCATAGTGCTGGCAACCCATCTTCATTTCAGCCCTTAATTCCCAAAACCGGGAGTGGTGCGGAACTGTTTCCGGGTTCCCCCCCAGGGACGTTTCCCCCCTTCCCCAGTGCTGGCAATTCTGCACCCTATACCTTCTCCCTCACCCCCCCGCCACCCCCGTCCACGCTACCCCCAGCGGCGGCGATGCCCCCGATAGCAAAGGGGCCAACCATCAAGGCACCTGCAACGCCGCCGCCTGCCAGTCGCCCGTCAACCTCAGCTCCTGAGTCACTGGTGGCAACCAACCCCACCTTTCAACCCATTCCCGAGTTGAGTCCGACCCCCACTCCCTCGACAGCTCCTGCCATCTCCCCCCCTACCCCGTCCCCAGAAGCCAGCGTCACTCCCCCTGCCGGCGATCGCCCCTCTCAAATTCCACCCGCGGCGATCGCCCATCTCCAGTCCCTGAAGCAGCAGTTTGCCTATAATCCCAATGGCACCACCCAGGGAGAGGCGATTGCCAGTACCAAAGACTGGCTAGCTGCGGCTCAAACCACGGCGAAAAGCTCCCAACTGCTCTGGAAAAAACTAGACCTGACAACGCCCTACCCCAAGTTGGCCTGTCCCAGTCGCTTGAAAGGCAACGCCACGATTGGAATTGTGGTCGATCCCCAGGGAAAGGTCGTCGGGGACCCCGATGTGATCCAAAGTGCTGGCTATCCGATTCTGAATCAAGCGGCTCTGGCGGCGATCTCGGCCCATAGGTTTGAGTCCACTGGGGAGTATCAGCTGTTTTTGGCAGGATTTCGCTTTGATGCTAGTCAGGGTTGTCCCGGTGATCCCGCCGCCCAGATTGATCCCCCCCCGTCGCTTCGAGAGGAGTGTCTGATGAGTGCCTTTTATGATGCGATCGCCCCACAGTTTCAGCAGTCCCGAGCCTTGCCCTTTCGCCATCATGTGGAGGCCTATACCTATCTCAACTTAATTGGTGAGGTAACCGATCAGAGGATTCTGGATTTAGCCTGTGGGGAAGGTACCTACAGTCGGTTGCTGAAGCAACGGGGAGCCGCCCGCGTCGTCGGGGTGGATATTTCAGCCCAGATGATTGCCCTCGCTCAGCAAGCAGAAGCCACTCAGCCCCTGGGGATTGAGTACATCGTCTGTGACGTGCAGGCCCTGGGGCAGATCGGGGATTTTGATCAGGTGGTGGCCTCCTATTTACTCAACCATGCCCCAACCCGTGAGCAACTGCTGGGGATGTGTCAAACCATTTTTGCCAATCTCAAGCCAGGGGGGCGATTTGTCAGCATCAACAACCATCTGGAACAACCCCCCGAAACCTATGGGATTTGTGAACAATATGGCTTTACCAAGCAAATCTCCGGGGACTTGAGGGAAGGAACTCCGATCACCGTCAGTTTTCCCAGTGAGGGGAGCGTATTCTCGATTGAAGATTACTACCTCAGCCAAGACACCTACGAGTGCGCCTTACAGACGGCTGGATTTCCCCAAGTACAATGGCATTCGCTCTCGATCTCACCGGAGGGGCTACAAGTCTTTGGGGCTGACTTCTGGCAAGATTGCTTGGATTATCCACCCATTATTGGCATTAGCTGTCAAAAGCCAGGGGCATCCGATTCTTAA